One stretch of Actinacidiphila sp. DG2A-62 DNA includes these proteins:
- a CDS encoding serine/threonine-protein kinase, whose translation MGEIFAGRYELVDPIGRGGVGAVWRAWDHRRRRYVAAKVLQQVDAHALLRFVREQALRIDHPHVLAPESWAADDDRVLFTMGLVRGGSLSHLIGDYGPLPPRYVALLLGQLLAGLTAVHAEGVIHRDIKPANILLEATGTGTPHIRLSDFGIAMRKGEARLTETNYVVGTPGYFAPEQLEGEEPDFPADLYAVGLVALYLLSGSKPDARAIVERYRAVGTPSAPQGVPEPLWQVIAGLLQPDPLARFRTANGARKALGAALELLPDPDPDEEPVEIFDHIGPLPVDFGPDGPIRLTAGPTLRPAPPAPAGPGTPASPPPAVPVPNAPYVAPPPERPVTPAQGYAARSDAAGEPGGEVRGGVHADAPAEVPAEVPAEVPDEIPAEVPAAGPARPAPAAERPRPAPNADADPDAERAADPDGGPDAEPAAPAAQAPAPPAPAREQARAEPQTRFRSGPRHAAPLPAYEPVSHTRTRLDAGAGAQPLPEYEAAPPHPLPQPHPNHPTGPTGPSPYGPPGAPGQHAAAAAAAAANGRPHVAGVPGAPGADTASAELPARAPRPGPPARIAIPMLALALLCLAVGIVALAAS comes from the coding sequence ATGGGCGAGATCTTCGCGGGCCGCTACGAGCTGGTGGACCCGATCGGCCGCGGCGGCGTCGGCGCGGTGTGGCGCGCCTGGGACCACCGCAGGCGCCGCTACGTCGCCGCCAAGGTGCTCCAACAGGTCGACGCCCACGCCCTGTTGCGCTTCGTCCGCGAGCAGGCGCTGCGGATCGACCACCCCCACGTGCTGGCGCCCGAGAGCTGGGCGGCCGACGACGACCGGGTGCTGTTCACCATGGGCCTGGTCCGCGGCGGCTCGCTCTCCCACCTGATCGGCGACTACGGACCCCTGCCGCCGCGCTACGTGGCCCTGCTGCTCGGCCAGTTGCTCGCCGGGCTGACCGCCGTGCACGCCGAGGGCGTCATCCACCGCGACATCAAGCCGGCGAACATCCTGCTGGAGGCCACCGGCACCGGCACCCCGCACATCCGGCTGTCGGACTTCGGCATCGCCATGCGCAAGGGCGAGGCCCGGCTCACCGAGACCAACTACGTGGTCGGCACGCCCGGTTACTTCGCCCCCGAGCAACTGGAGGGCGAGGAACCGGACTTCCCGGCCGACCTGTACGCCGTCGGGCTCGTCGCGCTCTACCTGCTCAGCGGCAGCAAGCCCGACGCGCGGGCGATCGTCGAACGCTACCGGGCCGTCGGCACGCCCTCCGCGCCCCAGGGCGTGCCCGAACCGCTGTGGCAGGTCATCGCCGGGCTGCTGCAGCCCGACCCGCTCGCCCGCTTCCGCACCGCGAACGGCGCGCGCAAGGCGCTGGGCGCCGCCCTCGAACTCCTGCCGGACCCGGATCCCGACGAGGAGCCGGTGGAGATCTTCGACCACATCGGGCCGCTGCCCGTCGACTTCGGCCCGGACGGCCCGATCCGCCTCACCGCGGGCCCGACGCTGCGCCCCGCCCCGCCCGCGCCCGCCGGGCCCGGGACGCCGGCCTCACCACCGCCGGCCGTGCCGGTTCCGAACGCGCCCTACGTCGCGCCGCCGCCGGAGCGCCCGGTCACGCCTGCGCAGGGGTACGCGGCCCGGAGCGACGCCGCGGGGGAGCCCGGCGGCGAGGTGCGCGGCGGGGTGCACGCCGACGCCCCCGCTGAGGTCCCCGCCGAGGTCCCAGCCGAGGTCCCGGACGAGATCCCCGCCGAGGTTCCGGCCGCCGGACCCGCCCGTCCCGCGCCCGCCGCCGAGCGGCCACGCCCGGCGCCGAACGCCGACGCCGACCCGGACGCCGAACGCGCCGCCGACCCGGACGGAGGCCCGGACGCCGAACCCGCCGCTCCGGCCGCGCAGGCCCCCGCCCCGCCCGCCCCCGCGCGGGAACAAGCGCGGGCCGAGCCGCAGACCCGTTTCCGGTCCGGCCCCCGGCACGCCGCGCCGCTGCCCGCGTACGAGCCGGTCAGCCACACCAGGACCCGTCTCGACGCGGGCGCGGGCGCGCAGCCGCTGCCCGAATACGAGGCCGCGCCGCCCCACCCGCTGCCCCAGCCCCACCCGAACCACCCGACCGGCCCGACCGGTCCGAGCCCGTACGGCCCGCCCGGCGCACCCGGCCAGCACGCCGCCGCTGCCGCTGCCGCCGCCGCAAACGGACGCCCCCACGTAGCCGGCGTGCCCGGCGCACCCGGCGCGGACACCGCCTCCGCCGAACTGCCCGCCCGTGCCCCACGCCCCGGACCGCCCGCGCGGATCGCGATCCCGATGCTCGCGCTCGCCCTCCTCTGCCTGGCCGTCGGCATCGTGGCCCTCGCGGCGTCCTGA
- the gyrA gene encoding DNA gyrase subunit A has protein sequence MADEISPATPADGPEGPGSGAPAAPAAAGPLAAEDGQTLRIEPVGLETEMQRSYLDYAMSVIVSRALPDVRDGLKPVHRRVLYAMYDGGYRPEKGYYKCARVVGDVMGTYHPHGDSSIYDALVRLAQPWSMRMPLVDSNGNFGSPGNDPAAAMRYTECRMAPLAMEMVRDIDEETVDFTDNYDGRNQEPTVLPSRFPNLLINGSAGIAVGMATNIPPHNLREVADGAQWYLANPDAEPEELLDALIERIKGPDFPTGALVVGRKGIEDAYRTGRGSITMRAVVEVEEIQNRQCLVVTELPYQVNPDNLAQKIADLVKDGRVGGIADVRDETSSRTGQRLVIVLKRDAVAKVVLNNLYKHTDLQTNFGANMLALVDGVPRTLSLDAFIRNWVTHQVEVIVRRTRFRLRKAEERAHILRGLLKALDAIDEVIALIRRSDTVETAREGLMGLLDIDEIQANAILEMQLRRLAALERQKIVAEHDELQAKINEYNAILASPEKQRQIISEELQAIVDKFGDDRRSKLVPFDGDMSIEDLIAEEDIVVTITRGGYVKRTKTEDYRSQKRGGKGVRGTKLKQDDIVDHFFVTTTHQWLLFFTNKGRVYRAKAYELPDAGRDARGQHVANLLAFQPDERIAQILAIKDYEAAPYLVLATKSGLVKKTALKDYDSPRSGGVIAINLREAEGEAGGAGGSDELIGAELVSAEDDLLLVSRKAQCIRFTATDEALRPMGRATSGVKGMSFREGDELLSMNVVRPGTFVFTATDGGYAKRTRVEEYRVQGRGGLGIKAAKIVEDRGSLVGALVVEGTDEILAITLSGGVIRTRVDEVRETGRDTMGVQLINLGKRDAVVGIARNAEAEEESVAAAVEAAAEQQDQQDVPAGESGPRDGQDQHHTAAEGTEPAAGEPEE, from the coding sequence ATGGCCGACGAGATCTCCCCTGCCACGCCCGCGGACGGCCCCGAGGGCCCGGGTTCCGGAGCACCCGCAGCCCCCGCGGCCGCCGGACCGCTCGCCGCCGAGGACGGCCAGACGCTGCGCATCGAGCCCGTCGGGCTCGAGACGGAGATGCAGCGCAGCTACCTCGACTACGCGATGTCCGTCATCGTCTCGCGGGCCCTGCCCGACGTGCGGGACGGCCTGAAGCCGGTGCACCGCCGGGTGCTGTACGCGATGTACGACGGCGGCTACCGGCCGGAGAAGGGCTACTACAAGTGCGCCCGCGTCGTCGGCGACGTGATGGGCACCTACCACCCGCACGGCGACTCCTCGATCTACGACGCGCTGGTCCGCCTCGCGCAGCCGTGGTCGATGCGGATGCCGCTGGTGGACTCCAACGGCAACTTCGGCTCGCCGGGCAACGACCCGGCGGCGGCCATGCGGTACACCGAGTGCCGGATGGCGCCGCTGGCCATGGAGATGGTCCGCGACATCGACGAGGAGACCGTCGACTTCACGGACAACTACGACGGCCGCAACCAGGAGCCGACGGTGCTGCCGTCGCGCTTCCCGAACCTGCTGATCAACGGCTCGGCCGGCATCGCGGTCGGCATGGCCACCAACATCCCGCCGCACAATCTGCGCGAGGTCGCCGACGGCGCCCAGTGGTACCTGGCCAACCCCGACGCCGAGCCCGAGGAACTGCTGGACGCGCTCATCGAGCGGATCAAGGGCCCGGACTTCCCGACCGGCGCGCTGGTCGTCGGCCGCAAGGGCATCGAGGACGCCTACCGCACCGGCCGCGGCTCGATCACCATGCGCGCGGTGGTCGAGGTCGAGGAGATCCAGAACCGGCAGTGCCTGGTGGTCACCGAGCTGCCGTACCAGGTCAACCCCGACAACCTCGCGCAGAAGATCGCCGACCTGGTGAAGGACGGCAGGGTCGGCGGCATCGCCGACGTCCGCGACGAGACCTCCTCGCGCACCGGCCAGCGCCTGGTGATCGTGCTCAAGCGCGACGCGGTGGCCAAGGTGGTGCTGAACAACCTCTACAAGCACACCGACCTGCAGACCAACTTCGGCGCGAACATGCTGGCGCTGGTCGACGGGGTGCCGCGCACCCTGTCCCTGGACGCGTTCATCCGCAACTGGGTGACCCACCAGGTCGAGGTCATCGTCCGGCGCACCCGCTTCCGGCTGCGCAAGGCCGAGGAGCGCGCCCACATCCTGCGCGGCCTGCTCAAGGCGCTCGACGCGATCGACGAGGTCATCGCGCTGATCCGGCGCAGCGACACGGTCGAGACCGCGCGCGAGGGCCTGATGGGCCTGCTGGACATCGACGAGATCCAGGCCAACGCGATCCTGGAGATGCAGCTGCGCCGGCTGGCCGCCCTGGAGCGGCAGAAGATCGTCGCCGAGCACGACGAGCTGCAGGCGAAGATCAACGAGTACAACGCGATCCTCGCCTCCCCGGAGAAGCAGCGGCAGATCATCAGCGAGGAACTGCAGGCCATCGTCGACAAGTTCGGCGACGACCGGCGCAGCAAGCTGGTGCCCTTCGACGGCGACATGTCCATCGAGGACCTGATCGCCGAGGAGGACATCGTCGTCACGATCACCCGCGGCGGCTACGTCAAGCGCACCAAGACCGAGGACTACCGCTCGCAGAAGCGCGGCGGCAAGGGCGTGCGCGGCACCAAGCTGAAGCAGGACGACATCGTCGACCACTTCTTCGTCACGACCACCCACCAGTGGCTGCTGTTCTTCACCAACAAGGGCCGGGTCTACCGCGCCAAGGCCTACGAGCTGCCCGACGCCGGCCGCGACGCCCGCGGCCAGCACGTGGCCAACCTGCTGGCCTTCCAGCCGGACGAGCGGATCGCCCAGATCCTGGCGATCAAGGACTACGAGGCGGCGCCGTACCTGGTGCTGGCCACCAAGTCCGGGCTGGTGAAGAAGACCGCGCTGAAGGACTACGACTCCCCGCGCTCGGGCGGCGTGATCGCCATCAACCTGCGGGAGGCCGAGGGCGAGGCGGGCGGCGCCGGAGGATCGGACGAGCTGATCGGCGCCGAGCTGGTCTCGGCGGAGGACGACCTGCTGCTGGTCAGCCGGAAGGCGCAGTGCATCCGCTTCACCGCGACGGACGAGGCGCTGCGCCCGATGGGGCGGGCCACCTCCGGTGTCAAGGGCATGAGTTTCCGCGAAGGTGACGAACTGCTCTCCATGAACGTCGTCCGGCCCGGTACGTTCGTCTTCACCGCCACCGACGGCGGCTACGCCAAGCGCACCCGGGTCGAGGAGTACCGGGTGCAGGGGCGCGGCGGTCTCGGCATCAAGGCGGCGAAGATCGTGGAGGACCGGGGTTCCCTGGTCGGTGCGCTGGTGGTCGAGGGGACGGATGAGATCCTGGCCATCACGCTCAGCGGCGGGGTGATCCGGACGCGGGTCGACGAGGTCAGGGAGACGGGCCGTGACACCATGGGCGTCCAGCTGATTAACCTCGGCAAGCGCGATGCCGTCGTAGGAATCGCGCGGAACGCCGAAGCCGAGGAAGAATCGGTCGCGGCGGCCGTCGAGGCCGCCGCGGAGCAGCAGGACCAGCAGGACGTCCCGGCCGGCGAGAGCGGTCCGCGGGACGGGCAGGACCAGCACCACACTGCGGCCGAGGGCACGGAGCCCGCGGCCGGTGAACCGGAGGAGTAA
- the gyrB gene encoding DNA topoisomerase (ATP-hydrolyzing) subunit B, with protein MLCQKGRFVADSGNPNENSNPSYDASAITVLEGLDAVRKRPGMYIGSTGERGLHHLVQEVVDNSVDEAMAGHADTIDVTILPDGGVRVVDNGRGIPVGIVPSEGKPAVEVVLTVLHAGGKFGGGGYAVSGGLHGVGVSVVNALSTRVAVEVRTDGYRWTQDYKLGVPTAPLARNEPTEETGTSVTFWADPDVFETTDYSFETLTRRFQEMAFLNKGLKISLTDERPDHVDEEGKPLSATYHYEGGIVDFVTYLNSRKGELVHPTVIDIEAEDKERLLSVEVAMQWNTQYSEGVYSFANTIHTHEGGTHEEGFRAALTGLVNRYAREKKLLREKDDNLTGEDIREGLTAIISVKLGEPQFEGQTKTKLGNTEAKTFVQKVVHEHLTDWLDRNPNEASDIIRKSIQAATARVAARKARDLTRRKGLLESASLPGKLSDCQSNDPTKCEIFIVEGDSAGGSAKSGRNPQYQAILPIRGKILNVEKARIDKILQNQEIQALISAFGTGVHEDFDISKLRYHKIILMADADVDGQHINTLLLTFLFRFMRPLVEAGHVFLSRPPLYKIKWGRDDWEYAYSDRERDALVELGKQTGKRIREDSIQRFKGLGEMNAEELRVTTMDVDHRVLGQVTLDDAAQADDLFSVLMGEDVEARRSFIQRNAKDVRFLDI; from the coding sequence GTGCTGTGCCAGAAAGGGCGCTTCGTGGCCGATTCCGGCAACCCCAACGAGAACTCCAACCCGTCCTACGACGCCAGCGCGATCACCGTGCTGGAGGGACTCGACGCGGTGCGCAAGCGCCCCGGCATGTACATCGGCTCGACCGGTGAGCGGGGCCTGCACCACCTCGTGCAAGAGGTCGTCGACAACTCCGTCGACGAGGCGATGGCCGGCCACGCCGACACCATCGACGTCACGATCCTGCCCGACGGCGGCGTGCGCGTGGTGGACAACGGCCGCGGCATCCCGGTCGGCATCGTCCCCTCCGAGGGCAAGCCGGCCGTCGAGGTCGTGCTGACCGTGCTGCACGCCGGCGGCAAGTTCGGCGGCGGCGGCTACGCGGTCTCCGGCGGTCTGCACGGCGTCGGCGTCTCCGTCGTCAACGCGCTGTCCACGCGCGTCGCGGTCGAGGTCCGCACCGACGGCTACCGCTGGACGCAGGACTACAAGCTGGGTGTGCCGACCGCGCCGCTGGCCAGGAACGAGCCGACCGAGGAGACCGGCACGTCGGTCACCTTTTGGGCCGACCCGGACGTCTTCGAGACCACCGACTACTCCTTCGAGACGCTCACCCGGCGCTTCCAGGAGATGGCGTTCCTCAACAAGGGCCTGAAGATCTCGCTCACCGACGAGCGCCCCGACCACGTGGACGAGGAGGGCAAGCCGCTCTCCGCGACGTACCACTACGAGGGCGGCATCGTCGACTTCGTGACGTACCTCAACTCCCGCAAGGGCGAGCTGGTCCACCCCACCGTCATCGACATCGAGGCGGAGGACAAGGAGCGGCTGCTGTCGGTCGAGGTCGCGATGCAGTGGAACACCCAGTACAGCGAGGGCGTCTACAGCTTCGCCAACACGATCCACACGCACGAGGGCGGCACCCACGAGGAGGGCTTCCGCGCCGCGCTGACCGGCCTGGTCAACCGCTACGCGCGGGAGAAGAAGCTGCTGCGCGAGAAGGACGACAACCTGACCGGCGAGGACATCCGCGAGGGCCTGACCGCGATCATCTCGGTCAAGCTCGGCGAGCCGCAGTTCGAGGGTCAGACGAAGACCAAGCTCGGCAACACCGAGGCGAAGACCTTCGTGCAGAAGGTCGTCCACGAGCACCTGACGGACTGGCTGGACCGCAATCCCAACGAGGCCTCGGACATCATCCGCAAGTCGATCCAGGCGGCCACCGCCCGGGTCGCGGCCCGCAAGGCGCGCGACCTGACCCGGCGCAAGGGCCTGCTGGAGTCGGCCTCGCTGCCGGGCAAGCTCAGCGACTGCCAGTCCAACGACCCGACGAAGTGCGAGATCTTCATCGTCGAGGGCGACTCGGCCGGCGGCTCGGCCAAGTCCGGCCGCAACCCGCAGTACCAGGCGATCCTCCCGATCCGCGGCAAGATCCTCAACGTGGAGAAGGCCAGGATCGACAAGATCCTGCAGAACCAGGAGATCCAGGCGCTGATCTCCGCCTTCGGCACCGGTGTGCACGAGGACTTCGACATCTCGAAGCTGCGCTATCACAAGATCATCCTGATGGCGGACGCCGACGTCGACGGCCAGCACATCAACACCCTGCTGCTGACCTTCCTGTTCCGCTTCATGCGGCCGCTGGTGGAGGCGGGCCACGTCTTCCTGTCCCGGCCGCCGCTGTACAAGATCAAGTGGGGCCGGGACGACTGGGAGTACGCCTACTCCGACCGTGAGCGCGACGCCCTGGTGGAGCTGGGCAAGCAGACCGGCAAGCGCATCCGCGAGGACTCCATCCAGCGCTTCAAGGGCCTCGGCGAGATGAACGCCGAGGAGCTGCGGGTGACCACGATGGACGTGGACCACCGGGTGCTCGGCCAGGTCACGCTCGACGACGCGGCGCAGGCCGACGACCTCTTCTCGGTGCTGATGGGCGAGGACGTCGAGGCACGCCGCTCGTTCATCCAGCGCAACGCCAAGGATGTCCGCTTCCTCGACATCTGA
- a CDS encoding DLW-39 family protein → MKKFLLVALAAVAGLFVYRQIQADRAEQDLWTEATDTVPGSGANV, encoded by the coding sequence ATGAAGAAGTTTCTCCTGGTCGCGCTGGCCGCGGTTGCCGGGCTGTTCGTTTACCGACAGATTCAGGCGGACCGAGCCGAGCAGGACCTGTGGACGGAAGCCACTGACACGGTCCCGGGGTCCGGCGCGAACGTGTGA